One window of the Granulicella arctica genome contains the following:
- a CDS encoding rhodanese-like domain-containing protein, whose product MEVNLAWTIASIVALISLGWVLVALRRRHRRQEAKDHSITPEALYQLLKEDKNLLLFDVRVPLDLLAHSEIIRGAMRLPPKEISDRANSIPKDVDIVIYRTSLDNNTLHLVLQITQKLKFCRLKML is encoded by the coding sequence ATGGAGGTCAATCTGGCCTGGACCATAGCTTCCATCGTTGCACTCATAAGTCTTGGATGGGTACTCGTGGCTCTTCGCCGCCGCCATCGTCGCCAAGAAGCCAAAGACCATAGCATCACGCCGGAAGCACTCTATCAACTGCTGAAAGAGGATAAGAACCTGCTTCTTTTCGACGTGCGTGTGCCTCTCGACCTGCTTGCGCACTCCGAGATCATTAGAGGAGCCATGAGACTGCCTCCAAAAGAGATTAGCGACAGAGCGAACTCTATCCCAAAAGACGTAGATATCGTGATCTACAGGACCTCCCTGGACAACAACACACTTCATCTGGTGCTCCAGATCACTCAGAAGCTGAAGTTCTGCAGACTCAAGATGCTGTAG
- a CDS encoding TetR/AcrR family transcriptional regulator, whose protein sequence is MKVKDVAKSVGRPRMFDETLVLDQAMYVFWEKGYEGSSLIDLTKAMGINRATMYGVFGNKQLLFFKALKRYISLRVTPHKDAMKEPTAYKVAERYLSQTAVFLTRPGYPHGCMTVQSALPATEEGSEIREELIRVRVGSQKALQQRFARAKREGDLPRSANVESLARFITAIDQSMTIQGINGATREELLDLAQTSLRAWPTA, encoded by the coding sequence ATGAAAGTCAAAGATGTGGCTAAGTCTGTGGGCCGACCAAGGATGTTCGACGAAACCCTGGTGCTGGATCAGGCCATGTATGTTTTTTGGGAAAAAGGGTACGAAGGGTCTTCGCTTATCGATCTCACGAAGGCCATGGGCATCAACCGGGCCACGATGTATGGTGTCTTTGGAAACAAGCAGCTTTTGTTCTTCAAGGCCCTGAAACGATACATTTCGCTCAGAGTAACCCCTCACAAAGATGCGATGAAGGAACCGACTGCTTACAAAGTTGCAGAGCGTTATCTCTCGCAGACTGCAGTCTTCCTCACGCGCCCCGGCTACCCTCATGGTTGCATGACCGTGCAGAGTGCGCTTCCAGCGACCGAAGAAGGATCGGAGATTCGCGAAGAACTGATCAGGGTGAGAGTTGGTTCTCAAAAAGCCTTGCAGCAACGCTTCGCACGAGCGAAACGAGAGGGAGACCTTCCGAGGAGTGCGAATGTCGAGAGTCTTGCAAGGTTTATAACGGCCATCGATCAGAGCATGACCATTCAGGGTATTAACGGGGCTACCCGAGAGGAGCTTCTCGATTTGGCACAGACCTCTCTGCGCGCTTGGCCGACTGCTTAG
- a CDS encoding SDR family NAD(P)-dependent oxidoreductase, giving the protein MGKLTNKVAVVTGASKGIGAAISKQLALEGASVVVNYASSKEGADKVVAEIIAAGGNAIAVGASVAKESEIGFLFEETKKAYGKVDILVNNAGIYSFAPVEGVTSEDFNRHYATNVLGPLLATKAALPLFPSTGGSIINISSVVSTMAPPTSSIYSGSKGALDTLTKVLAKELGPKHIRVNAINPGLVITEGLHAAGMAGNAFEDQMVAMTPLGRAGQPDDIALPVVFLASDDARWITGETILVSGGAGI; this is encoded by the coding sequence ATGGGTAAGCTTACGAACAAAGTGGCAGTGGTTACGGGAGCTTCAAAAGGAATTGGCGCAGCAATCTCAAAGCAGCTCGCGTTGGAAGGCGCTTCTGTCGTCGTGAACTACGCCTCCAGCAAGGAAGGTGCGGACAAAGTTGTAGCCGAGATCATCGCGGCTGGAGGCAACGCAATCGCCGTTGGAGCCAGCGTTGCCAAGGAAAGTGAGATCGGATTCCTCTTCGAGGAGACAAAGAAGGCTTATGGCAAGGTCGATATCCTTGTGAATAATGCTGGTATATATTCCTTCGCTCCAGTCGAAGGCGTGACCTCAGAGGACTTCAACCGCCACTACGCGACCAATGTATTGGGGCCACTGCTGGCCACGAAGGCCGCGCTGCCTCTCTTTCCTTCGACCGGAGGTAGCATCATCAACATCAGTTCCGTCGTGAGCACGATGGCTCCTCCCACCTCCTCGATCTATTCCGGCTCTAAAGGTGCCCTGGACACACTCACCAAGGTACTGGCCAAGGAACTTGGACCGAAACACATCCGTGTGAACGCGATCAATCCTGGTCTGGTCATCACGGAAGGCCTTCATGCGGCCGGTATGGCAGGCAACGCCTTCGAGGATCAGATGGTCGCGATGACGCCACTCGGTCGCGCAGGACAGCCGGATGATATCGCTCTGCCCGTTGTGTTCCTTGCGTCGGATGATGCCCGCTGGATCACCGGCGAAACGATTCTGGTTTCGGGTGGCGCTGGTATCTAA
- a CDS encoding SDR family NAD(P)-dependent oxidoreductase, with protein MSLLNGKTAIITGGSSGIGLATAKRFVAEGAFVFITGRRQTELDKAVNEIGKNVSAIAGDISKLEDLDRIYKTVAETKRKLDIVVASAGFVGLASTMEITPEHFDQTFDINARGTFFTIQKALPLMNDGGSIVLIGSGVYVKGFPNYLTYAATKAALRSYVRTWTTELKDRKIRANIVTPGMIETPIIDAQFPEAEGVGARAYFSSITPLGRLGLPEEVAAAVLFLASSESSYIAGIDLPIDGGITAV; from the coding sequence ATGTCATTACTAAACGGCAAGACAGCCATCATCACTGGCGGCAGCAGCGGGATTGGTCTCGCGACAGCCAAGCGGTTCGTCGCTGAAGGCGCTTTTGTGTTTATTACGGGCCGTCGCCAGACGGAACTCGATAAAGCAGTCAACGAGATTGGCAAGAACGTGTCCGCCATCGCAGGCGACATCTCCAAGCTTGAGGATCTTGACCGGATCTATAAGACCGTGGCGGAGACAAAGCGCAAGCTTGACATCGTGGTTGCCAGCGCTGGCTTTGTCGGCTTGGCTTCCACGATGGAGATCACCCCAGAGCACTTCGACCAAACCTTCGACATCAATGCACGCGGAACGTTCTTCACGATCCAAAAAGCGCTTCCCTTGATGAACGATGGCGGTTCCATTGTTCTGATTGGCTCTGGAGTTTACGTGAAGGGCTTTCCAAACTATCTGACCTACGCCGCAACCAAGGCAGCCTTACGTTCCTATGTGCGAACTTGGACCACAGAGCTCAAAGATCGCAAGATTCGAGCGAACATCGTTACCCCGGGCATGATTGAGACGCCGATCATCGACGCTCAGTTCCCAGAGGCAGAGGGTGTCGGTGCCCGTGCCTATTTCTCCTCAATTACTCCACTTGGCCGACTCGGATTACCTGAAGAAGTGGCTGCGGCTGTTCTATTTTTAGCATCCAGCGAGAGCAGCTACATCGCCGGCATTGACCTTCCGATCGACGGTGGTATCACTGCGGTGTGA
- a CDS encoding acetamidase/formamidase family protein, producing the protein MLGCVGVAPAFGFAPFSSGEEGRYGGNMDYNGVRGGATVYVTVTQPGALLYLGDAHAAMGDGETTEWGLETSMDVEFEVEIIHQKAIATPRV; encoded by the coding sequence ATGCTGGGCTGTGTCGGTGTGGCGCCAGCCTTCGGATTCGCACCTTTCTCAAGTGGGGAAGAAGGTAGATATGGCGGCAACATGGACTACAACGGTGTGAGGGGAGGCGCCACGGTATACGTGACTGTCACTCAGCCAGGGGCGCTTCTTTATCTTGGGGACGCCCATGCTGCCATGGGAGATGGAGAAACCACAGAGTGGGGGCTCGAAACGTCCATGGATGTCGAATTCGAGGTTGAGATCATTCATCAGAAAGCTATCGCAACGCCGCGTGTTTAA
- a CDS encoding PHP domain-containing protein has product MWQVSMTDGYVELHSHSAFSFLEGASMPEAMAQQAANLGMPALGILDRDGLYGAPRLYMTAQKLGLCSHIGAEVSTGEFGDQVLPESWQPHTIPEQPVRLSLLCESQTGYRNLSQLITGYKLQQMTKGEGIAPYRMIEERAEGLVCLTGGDEGPLAAALARGGLEEGRRTLRTLVQTFGQNGVYVELQRHRLREQEARNQAAMALARELHLPLLATNGPNMAIAFEREVLDLMSAIRHRCTLDEAGLLLQQNANRQMLGAREMSVLFRDLPCAIAETGELSSRLQFVMKDMGYQFPLYPIPEDETMDTFLYKRTMEGVANR; this is encoded by the coding sequence ATGTGGCAGGTCAGTATGACTGACGGCTATGTCGAACTGCATAGCCATTCTGCCTTCTCGTTTCTGGAAGGAGCCTCCATGCCGGAGGCGATGGCACAACAGGCCGCCAACCTGGGCATGCCTGCTCTGGGCATCCTCGATCGGGACGGTTTGTACGGAGCGCCGCGGCTCTACATGACGGCACAGAAGCTTGGTCTTTGCAGTCACATCGGAGCCGAGGTCTCGACCGGGGAGTTTGGAGACCAGGTGCTTCCGGAGAGCTGGCAGCCGCACACGATCCCGGAACAGCCGGTACGGCTCTCGCTCCTTTGTGAGTCGCAGACCGGTTACAGGAACCTGTCGCAGTTGATCACTGGCTACAAGCTCCAGCAGATGACGAAGGGCGAAGGCATCGCGCCCTACCGCATGATCGAGGAGCGGGCAGAGGGCCTGGTCTGTCTCACCGGTGGCGACGAAGGACCGCTGGCGGCTGCTCTCGCCCGCGGAGGGTTGGAGGAAGGGCGGCGGACCTTAAGGACGCTGGTCCAGACCTTCGGGCAGAACGGCGTCTACGTGGAACTGCAGCGGCATCGCCTCCGCGAACAGGAGGCCCGCAACCAGGCGGCGATGGCACTTGCTCGCGAACTCCATCTCCCACTGCTTGCGACCAACGGGCCGAATATGGCGATAGCCTTCGAGCGGGAGGTACTGGACCTTATGAGCGCGATCCGCCATCGATGCACGCTCGATGAAGCTGGGCTCCTGCTCCAGCAGAATGCGAATCGCCAGATGCTGGGTGCCAGGGAGATGTCGGTCCTGTTCCGTGATCTGCCATGCGCGATCGCTGAGACTGGGGAACTTTCGTCGCGGCTTCAGTTCGTCATGAAGGACATGGGCTACCAGTTCCCGCTCTACCCGATCCCGGAAGACGAGACGATGGACACCTTTCTCTACAAGAGGACCATGGAAGGTGTGGCTAACCGCTAG
- a CDS encoding ArnT family glycosyltransferase has translation MTQDSQIRRYKGMSRRMTWLLVGALLVLLWLQLFALSRRTSMSWDEGHHLFDGYTVLKHADFDLNPEVPPIAKIVAALSLLPLQLVEPVQQGRPSQLEAFLDGKDFLFHNDADRLLLRGRLTVALFTVLLALIVFVMAEAMFDTLTGLLALAFFVFDPNLLAHGALVTTDAAITCFVLASVFSWWRYTREPSAGRLLLAGLLVGLGFATKFTGLFLIPTIALLVLWEAAVNRSVALLRRRALALGVTLTVAYLVLWTSYGFRYAARPDHRQLNPTLDVYLGDYARVANPRPLALLARTHLLPEAYLWGLANTKLTEDRNVSYLFGTIRRHGTPLYFPAAFLIKSTLPLLLLVTIAAWVFFRFPVLRQRWIVAMVPVGVFFALAMRSSMNIGVRHLLPIYPFLYIIAASTLTTLIDRDRRWIISAAVLICFQAFTSLRCFPADIAYANEAWGGPNNVHRFLSDSNSDWGQQLKTVAGYLRDHHVDSCWLAYTASGVVDDRYYGVSCRPLPTTVNLWWIPITMSVSDEINGTVLISDDELEGTDLPFGAPNPYAAFRTIKPVAILDGGLFVYQGRFDMSQASRSVAEARRIVPAKY, from the coding sequence ATGACGCAAGATTCCCAGATTCGCCGCTATAAGGGTATGTCGCGCCGCATGACGTGGCTGCTCGTGGGGGCGTTGCTGGTGCTGTTATGGCTGCAGCTCTTTGCGCTCAGTCGACGCACGTCGATGAGCTGGGATGAGGGTCACCATCTGTTTGATGGGTACACGGTGCTCAAACATGCTGATTTTGATCTGAATCCTGAAGTTCCGCCGATCGCGAAGATCGTTGCAGCACTGTCCCTGCTCCCGTTGCAACTCGTCGAGCCAGTGCAACAGGGTCGCCCATCACAACTCGAGGCTTTTCTTGATGGTAAAGACTTTCTATTTCACAATGATGCTGATCGGTTACTTCTGCGAGGACGTCTTACGGTAGCGCTCTTTACGGTTCTTCTGGCTTTGATTGTGTTCGTGATGGCTGAGGCCATGTTCGACACATTGACCGGCCTTCTTGCTCTGGCATTCTTCGTCTTCGATCCGAACCTGCTCGCGCATGGAGCTCTCGTTACCACAGACGCGGCCATCACGTGTTTCGTTTTGGCCAGTGTTTTCAGCTGGTGGCGTTACACGCGTGAGCCTTCAGCGGGACGCCTGCTGCTGGCCGGCCTGCTTGTAGGCCTGGGGTTCGCGACAAAGTTTACCGGCCTGTTTCTCATTCCGACTATCGCTCTCCTCGTCTTATGGGAAGCTGCAGTGAATCGAAGCGTAGCTCTGCTCCGCCGCCGGGCACTTGCATTAGGCGTCACTCTCACTGTTGCGTACCTCGTTCTTTGGACGAGCTATGGTTTCCGCTATGCCGCTCGTCCGGACCATCGTCAACTGAATCCGACGCTAGATGTTTACCTTGGCGACTATGCTCGCGTTGCTAATCCAAGACCTCTGGCGCTGTTGGCCCGCACGCATCTCTTACCGGAGGCGTATCTCTGGGGTCTAGCTAATACGAAACTGACGGAAGATCGCAATGTGAGCTACCTCTTCGGCACGATTCGCCGTCATGGCACGCCTCTATATTTTCCTGCCGCGTTCCTGATCAAATCCACCTTGCCGCTGCTTCTTCTAGTGACGATTGCTGCGTGGGTGTTTTTTCGCTTTCCTGTGCTTCGACAACGATGGATCGTAGCTATGGTGCCGGTGGGAGTATTCTTCGCGCTTGCAATGCGTTCCAGCATGAACATCGGTGTGCGACATCTACTTCCGATCTATCCGTTCCTCTACATCATTGCTGCGTCCACTTTGACCACGCTGATAGATAGGGACCGGAGGTGGATTATCAGCGCCGCTGTCCTGATTTGCTTCCAGGCTTTCACCTCGCTTCGTTGCTTTCCTGCGGATATCGCCTATGCCAACGAGGCGTGGGGTGGCCCGAATAATGTTCACCGATTTCTCTCAGATTCGAACTCTGACTGGGGTCAGCAACTGAAGACGGTTGCGGGATATCTCCGTGACCATCATGTTGACTCTTGCTGGTTGGCTTACACGGCGAGTGGCGTGGTTGATGATCGCTACTATGGTGTTTCCTGTCGGCCACTGCCGACGACTGTCAATTTATGGTGGATCCCTATAACCATGTCTGTGTCTGATGAAATCAATGGCACGGTGCTAATCAGCGACGATGAATTGGAAGGAACTGACCTACCATTTGGCGCTCCGAATCCGTATGCTGCTTTTCGAACTATCAAGCCTGTTGCAATTCTGGATGGAGGGTTGTTCGTATACCAAGGCCGCTTCGACATGAGTCAGGCCTCGCGCAGCGTCGCAGAGGCTCGTCGCATCGTTCCCGCCAAGTACTAA
- a CDS encoding VOC family protein, whose product MLFTSTSFELHVRDLAAARHFYVDQLGLPVLQETSAINLLAVLAGTSRLSIFGDRSDTFGKPLSQLTLGTQDIDSTIAQLRARGVTVEGQPVEAAGFMRFVVISDPEGNSVGIAQHLRDPLAAI is encoded by the coding sequence ATGCTCTTCACATCGACAAGCTTCGAACTGCACGTTCGTGATCTTGCTGCGGCTCGTCACTTCTATGTAGATCAGCTCGGACTGCCTGTCTTACAGGAGACTTCGGCAATTAACCTTCTTGCGGTGTTGGCAGGGACTTCGCGGCTCTCGATCTTTGGAGACCGGTCCGATACATTTGGCAAACCGCTTTCCCAACTCACGCTTGGGACCCAGGACATCGACTCGACCATTGCTCAGCTAAGGGCACGGGGCGTCACCGTTGAGGGGCAGCCCGTTGAAGCCGCAGGCTTTATGCGATTCGTCGTCATATCTGATCCAGAAGGTAACTCCGTGGGGATTGCGCAACATCTGCGCGATCCTCTCGCTGCTATCTAG
- a CDS encoding cupin-like domain-containing protein, with translation MDSPVVWFPRIFEATCEMPRLAALDVLDSLSDEAFSEEYAARSMPFLLRLGALKFSEAEILGLLQGAYGDQAVNVRFGNMADPGSYLNRREEAMPLRNFIGEQFMQVSDAGTAYAAGTVIPVEMARDLGVPFPIFYPDYFFNEPRMWMGRKGTVTALHKDIPDNFSFAYFGTKEWLLYPPADFPYLYMIHPKPNALPDFGVSMVNAKSPDATRFPEFSKATPISITQRAGDLLYVPAGWSHFVENHEDSLMINFWLRRGRSPAVLGRDR, from the coding sequence ATGGACAGTCCTGTTGTTTGGTTTCCCCGGATATTTGAGGCTACCTGTGAGATGCCTCGCCTCGCCGCCCTGGACGTTCTTGATTCTCTGAGTGACGAGGCGTTTTCGGAAGAATATGCAGCGCGCTCCATGCCTTTTCTACTGCGGCTGGGTGCGTTAAAGTTCTCTGAAGCGGAGATCTTAGGTCTGCTGCAAGGGGCCTACGGTGATCAGGCCGTGAACGTCCGTTTCGGCAATATGGCAGATCCAGGTAGCTACCTGAATCGCCGCGAAGAAGCGATGCCCCTAAGAAATTTCATTGGGGAACAATTCATGCAGGTAAGCGATGCCGGGACGGCCTATGCCGCCGGCACCGTGATACCCGTCGAGATGGCGCGCGATCTCGGTGTCCCTTTTCCGATTTTCTACCCTGATTATTTTTTCAATGAGCCGCGGATGTGGATGGGTAGGAAGGGAACGGTGACTGCCCTGCACAAGGACATCCCGGACAACTTCTCGTTCGCATACTTCGGGACCAAAGAATGGCTCCTCTATCCGCCAGCCGATTTTCCTTATCTATATATGATTCATCCGAAACCGAATGCGCTCCCAGACTTCGGAGTCAGCATGGTTAACGCGAAGTCTCCGGATGCTACGCGCTTCCCGGAGTTCTCGAAGGCTACACCGATCTCCATCACGCAGCGTGCGGGCGATCTGCTCTATGTACCTGCGGGATGGAGTCATTTCGTGGAGAACCACGAAGACTCCCTGATGATCAATTTCTGGCTAAGACGCGGAAGATCCCCTGCGGTGTTAGGTAGGGACCGATGA
- a CDS encoding glycoside hydrolase family 127 protein yields MSPRVTRRTALEGIAAALSLPAFDHSYFVTQLRPEAPLEEFRYDQVSILGTRQIQQRENVLNILTGLNEDSLLYPFRAMSDTVGRPVPGTSLPGWYQWYPNYDFHHDVGGLAPGHSFGQWVSALSRFYAQSKFDDATGNTQLAEQARRLNQLMAECIGPGYFVKTVFPAYSYDKLVCGLKDAHCLADDKTAFAILDQITDYAAPSLPGRAVKRETAWKLGAGPEWMWDESYTIPENLYLVSALGAGPRYRGIAEQYLENSTYFEPLSRNVNVLSDRHAYSYINALSSAMQAYFVGKSAMHLEAARNGFAMLQQQSFATGGWGSNELLKKPGYDELASSLTSSHNSFETPCGSYAHMKLTRYLLRATRDGKYGDSMERVMLNTILGALPLQSDGHAFYHQDYNYIGKRIYSSTIWPCCAGTLPQVVADYGINTYFREPGAVWVNLYQPSKVRWMEGDNPITLEQTGEFLADGTVRLHIASSSPATFALRLRIPAWAGNKNMLLINNHPATIAAEKSFTTIERTWRNGDIVELRLPISLNLEAIPSNGGPEHPNTVALLYGPLVLLALRESSELGSLSLSRDALLAAERTGRMEWTVKSNSGPRRMVPFVEVGDRPYSTYVTAI; encoded by the coding sequence ATGAGCCCTCGCGTCACTCGCCGCACCGCCCTGGAAGGTATCGCCGCTGCCTTATCCCTTCCTGCATTCGACCACTCATACTTTGTCACTCAACTAAGACCCGAAGCTCCGCTTGAAGAGTTTCGCTATGATCAGGTGTCAATTCTCGGCACTCGCCAGATCCAGCAGCGTGAAAACGTCCTTAACATTCTCACCGGCCTCAATGAAGATTCGCTGCTTTATCCCTTCCGTGCAATGAGCGACACGGTCGGGAGGCCGGTTCCCGGCACGAGTCTCCCGGGATGGTATCAGTGGTATCCCAACTACGACTTCCACCACGATGTCGGTGGTCTCGCCCCCGGCCACAGCTTTGGCCAGTGGGTCTCTGCGCTGTCTCGTTTCTACGCTCAGTCGAAGTTCGACGACGCCACCGGCAACACGCAACTCGCTGAACAGGCCAGGCGCCTGAACCAGCTCATGGCCGAATGCATCGGCCCTGGCTACTTCGTCAAGACCGTCTTCCCAGCCTACAGCTACGACAAGCTTGTCTGTGGCCTAAAGGACGCGCACTGCCTCGCTGACGATAAGACTGCCTTCGCGATCCTCGATCAAATCACCGACTATGCCGCGCCCTCGCTCCCCGGCCGAGCAGTAAAACGTGAGACCGCCTGGAAGCTCGGTGCGGGCCCTGAATGGATGTGGGACGAAAGCTACACCATACCCGAGAACCTCTATCTCGTCTCCGCCCTGGGAGCAGGTCCGCGCTATCGCGGCATCGCAGAGCAATATCTCGAAAACTCCACCTACTTCGAGCCGCTCTCACGCAATGTAAATGTCCTGTCTGATCGGCATGCATACAGCTATATAAATGCCCTCAGTTCCGCCATGCAGGCATATTTCGTGGGTAAGAGCGCCATGCATCTCGAGGCGGCGCGTAACGGCTTCGCTATGCTTCAGCAACAGAGCTTTGCGACCGGTGGCTGGGGCTCGAACGAACTGCTGAAAAAGCCCGGTTACGACGAACTCGCCAGCAGCCTCACCTCCTCGCACAACAGTTTTGAGACGCCGTGCGGCAGCTATGCACACATGAAGCTGACGCGATATCTCCTGCGCGCTACCCGCGACGGCAAGTACGGCGACAGCATGGAGCGAGTGATGCTGAACACAATCCTTGGGGCGCTTCCTCTACAGTCCGATGGCCACGCTTTCTATCACCAGGACTACAACTACATTGGCAAGCGCATTTACTCGAGCACAATCTGGCCCTGTTGCGCTGGAACGTTGCCGCAGGTGGTGGCAGATTATGGCATCAACACTTATTTTCGCGAGCCTGGCGCCGTCTGGGTCAACCTATATCAGCCATCAAAAGTGCGCTGGATGGAAGGTGACAATCCCATCACCCTCGAACAGACAGGCGAATTCCTCGCAGACGGCACCGTTCGCCTGCACATCGCTTCCTCGTCACCGGCAACGTTTGCGCTCCGCCTTCGCATCCCCGCATGGGCAGGTAACAAAAACATGCTGCTCATCAACAACCACCCGGCAACCATCGCCGCGGAAAAAAGCTTTACCACAATCGAACGCACATGGCGCAACGGCGACATCGTAGAACTCCGTCTCCCCATATCCCTGAACCTCGAAGCCATACCCTCGAACGGCGGACCTGAACACCCCAACACTGTCGCCTTGCTTTACGGTCCGCTCGTGCTCTTAGCCCTCCGCGAGTCCTCGGAGTTGGGCTCGCTTTCGCTTTCACGCGACGCGCTCCTTGCCGCCGAACGTACCGGGCGCATGGAATGGACCGTCAAAAGTAATAGTGGGCCTCGCCGCATGGTCCCCTTTGTTGAAGTAGGCGACCGACCCTATTCCACTTACGTCACCGCCATCTGA